A window of the Brassica napus cultivar Da-Ae chromosome C5, Da-Ae, whole genome shotgun sequence genome harbors these coding sequences:
- the LOC106396481 gene encoding uncharacterized protein LOC106396481, with the protein MERNRPQHPIQQQGMEPGYVNDSIPQAFTPEQTVLTGANAQPPNLNASDVRPGLHYSIQTGEEFSLEFLRDRVISQRSANPNAAGDMVGNGMMDYERANYPLHEFGNKLGHIQSAPEALLCQDRSLGNFHGYASSSSASGSLTAKVKILCSFGGRILPRPGDSKRRYVGGETHIISIRKDVSWQELRQKVLEIYYRTHVVKYQLPGEDLDALVSVSCDEDLQNMMEEYNEMENRGGSQRLRMFLFSVGDLDGSLLGANQSDVDSEFQYVVAVNDMDIGSRSNSTLNRHDSLSANSLAEMDVRNSEGINGVSPSQLTGVDLQQSSMHYSESAPQGSMLQYPPQSIPHNAAYQYPPNSTLQYAQVIPPSPSLQYPQSIPPGSTLQYPQSISSSSYGMYPEYYEERQQYPMYHQQGSSNYSISMPFQGQQPNHQQQNAAVQAGELNISPEMKVSENIEPENRQNTPPQAADNIEVKSHCVVREAPVSPTVHSQEPTHMLPPRRDPRQNNPVKPSAYREAVSPEQVPVSGEDDQLSTSSGTCGLAQTDSESNLIDLDYPEPLPPTRRVYGSERIPREQLEILNRLSKSDDSQFLMSHSQAITGQQDPAKHGEGKPHEDSHIVNELNEQETVNPEAANKNRMVNGGGIEPEGPNLSHIDTSTNHVIPENRASSSVLIDINDRFPQDFLSEIFAKALSEDMPPGVNAYQHDGAGVSLNVENHDPKNWSYFRKLAEEQFSERDVPPGFPSDMEDSGVNTKLHHVAPLTRDGITTENRVDPQLNVGQDHEGAQMKVTESEEFGAMVENLRTPDCEHEDDEKTETRNAGLPPLGSPLADYDASGLQIIMNDDLEELKELGSGTFGTVYHGKWRGSDVAIKRIKKSCFAGRSSEQERLTGEFWGEAEILSKLHHPNVVAFYGVVKDGPGGTLATVTEYMVDGSLRHVLIRKDRHLDRRKRLIIAMDAAFGMEYLHAKNIVHFDLKCDNLLVNLKDPSRPICKVGDFGLSKIKRNTLVSGGVRGTLPWMAPELLNGSSSKVSEKVDVFSFGIVLWEILTGEEPYANMHYGAIIGGIVNNTLRPTIPSYCDSDWRILMEECWAPNPTARPSFTEIAGRLRVMTTAATSNQSKPPAHNKASK; encoded by the exons ATGGAAAGAAACAGACCACAGCATCCCATCCAGCAACAGGGTATGGAACCTGGATATGTGAATGACTCTATCCCTCAAGCATTTACCCCTGAACAAACAGTTTTGACCGGTGCCAATGCCCAGCCTCCAAATCTGAATGCTTCAGATGTTAGGCCGGGGCTTCACTACTCCATACAAACAGGAGAAGAGTTCTCTCTTGAGTTTCTACGAGATAGAGTGATTTCTCAAAGGTCTGCAAACCCCAATGCAGCTGGTGACATGGTGGGAAATGGGATGATGGATTATGAGAGAGCAAACTATCCGCTTCATGAGTTTGGAAACAAACTTGGGCATATCCAATCAGCACCAGAGGCTTTACTATGTCAAGATAGAAGTTTAGGAAACTTTCACGGATATGCATCTTCTTCGTCAGCCTCAGGTAGCTTAACGGCAAAGGTTAAAATCCTCTGTAGCTTTGGTGGGAGAATACTCCCACGTCCAGGCGATTCGAAGCGTAGATACGTTGGAGGGGAAACACACATTATTTCCATAAGAAAAGACGTATCTTGGCAAGAGCTCAGGCAAAAAGTTCTTGAGATATACTACAGGACTCATGTTGTGAAGTACCAGCTTCCTGGTGAAGATCTTGACGCCTTGGTGTCTGTATCGTGCGATGAAGATCTCCAGAACATGATGGAAGAGTATAATGAGATGGAGAACCGTGGCGGTTCGCAAAGGCTTAGGATGTTTCTTTTCTCAGTCGGTGATTTGGATGGTTCTCTTTTGGGTGCTAATCAGAGTGATGTTGACTCCGAGTTTCAGTATGTTGTGGCTGTGAATGATATGGACATTGGATCAAGAAGCAACTCAACTCTGAATAGACATGACAGCCTTTCTGCAAACAGTTTAGCTGAGATGGATGTTAGGAACAGTGAAGGCATCAATGGTGTTTCCCCTTCGCAGTTAACTGGAGTTGATCTCCAACAATCCTCTATGCATTATTCTGAGTCTGCGCCACAAGGCTCCATGCTACAGTATCCTCCTCAATCTATTCCACACAATGCTGCTTATCAGTATCCACCGAACTCTACACTTCAGTATGCACAGGTCATTCCTCCAAGCCCATCTCTTCAGTATCCTCAATCTATTCCACCAGGTTCTACTCTTCAGTATCCACAATCTATCTCCTCCAGCTCCTATGGAATGTACCCAGAGTACTATGAAGAAAGGCAACAGTATCCAATGTATCATCAACAAGGTTCTTCCAATTACTCTATTTCCATGCCTTTCCAAGGGCAGCAGCCAAACCATCAACAGCAAAACGCAGCAGTGCAGGCAGGAGAGCTAAACATAAGTCCTGAGATGAAAGTTAGTGAGAACATAGAGCCTGAAAATCGCCAGAACACTCCTCCTCAAGCTGCGGATAATATAGAGGTTAAGAGTCACTGCGTAGTTCGGGAGGCACCAGTTTCTCCAACTGTACATAGCCAGGAACCTACACATATGTTGCCCCCAAGAAGAGATCCAAGACAGAACAATCCTGTGAAGCCTTCTGCTTACCGTGAGGCTGTTTCTCCTGAGCAGGTTCCTGTGTCTGGTGAGGATGATCAGCTTTCAACATCAAGCGGTACATGTGGTCTTGCTCAGACTGACTCTGAGTCAAACTTAATCGATCTTGATTACCCGGAGCCTTTACCGCCCACGCGGAGGGTATATGGCTCAGAGAGGATACCTCGTGAACAGTTAGAAATACTAAACCGCCTTTCCAAATCTGATGACTCTCAGTTCTTAATGTCTCATTCACAAGCCATCACTGGACAGCAAGATCCAGCAAAACACGGAGAGGGTAAACCACATGAAGATTCACATATTGTTAATGAATTGAATGAACAAGAGACTGTAAACCCTGAAGCTGCCAACAAGAACAGAATGGTCAATGGTGGAGGTATCGAGCCTGAAGGTCCTAATCTTAGTCATATAGACACATCCACTAATCATGTAATCCCTGAAAACCGAGCTTCTTCAAGTGTTCTTATCGACATCAATGATCGGTTCCCTCAGGACTTCCTCTCTGAAATATTTGCAAAGGCACTCTCTGAGGACATGCCACCAGGGGTCAATGCATATCAGCATGATGGTGCTGGTGTTAGTCTGAATGTAGAGAACCATGATCCTAAAAACTGGTCTTATTTTCGGAAACTGGCTGAGGAACAGTTCAGTGAAAGAGATGTTCCACCAGGCTTTCCATCTGACATGGAAGATAGTGGAGTGAATACCAAGTTGCATCACGTTGCTCCTTTGACCAGAGATGGTATTACAACAGAGAACCGTGTGGATCCTCAGCTGAATGTAGGTCAAGATCACGAGGGTGCACAGATGAAGGTCACAGAGAGTGAGGAATTTGGTGCTATGGTTGAGAATCTAAGGACTCCGGATTGTGAACATGAG GATGATGAAAAGACAGAAACAAGGAATGCTGGGCTTCCTCCACTTGGTTCGCCTTTGGCAGATTATGATGCAAGTGGGTTGCAG ATCATTATGAATGATGATCTCGAGGAGCTGAAGGAACTTGGTTCTGGCACGTTCGGTACAGTGTACCATGGGAAATGGAGAGGATCAGATGTTGCCATCAAGAGGATAAAGAAGAGTTGCTTTGCTGGTCGATCTTCTGAACAAGAGAGATTA ACTGGTGAATTCTGGGGAGAGGCTGAGATTCTTTCAAAGCTTCATCATCCAAATGTGGTTGCGTTTTATGGTGTTGTAAAAGATGGACCAGGTGGAACATTGGCTACTGTAACAGAGTACATGGTTGATGGTTCTCTGAGACATGTTCTAATCAGGAAAGATAG ACACCTGGATCGTCGTAAGAGACTAATCATTGCAATGGATGCTGCATTTGGAATGGAATATTTGCACGCCAAAAACATTGTTCACTTCGATTTGAAATGTGACAACTTACTTGTAAACCTCAAAGATCCTTCTCGCCCAATCTGCAAG GTTGGTGATTTCGGTTTGTcgaaaattaaaagaaatacatTAGTATCTGGTGGTGTACGTGGAACCCTTCCGTGGATGGCACCAGAGCTTCTAAACGGTAGCAGCAGCAAAGTTTCAGAGaag GTGGATGTCTTCTCTTTTGGTATAGTCTTGTGGGAGATTCTAACTGGAGAGGAACCATATGCTAATATGCACTATGGTGCAATAATAG GTGGGATAGTGAACAACACACTGAGGCCGACCATACCAAGTTACTGTGACTCTGACTGGAGAATACTAATGGAGGAATGTTGGGCGCCTAATCCGACGGCACGGCCATCCTTCACGGAGATAGCTGGCCGGTTACGTGTGATGACAACTGCTGCAACTTCGAACCAGTCCAAACCGCCAGCTCACAATAAGGCTTCAAAGTAA
- the BNAC05G12380D gene encoding uncharacterized protein BNAC05G12380D — MTGVVNKNRVPISSPGSGSESEKKDNACYVCEGKDDWVLVCHGEQCLISIHQSCTCDEPDFDEFGNFFCPYCWYKRLVLKSLKLREKLLGIDKSGVSENVAEVNVSQGRRECDESYEKFMAMEKDQRMKEVAAETQSQELGGGFSEKNHIAEEDEQREHHPISTDNVQELALVIHQPIVAQPFRSVPPPKIGTALHDPKQRKRKRVFWTQAEEQMLRVGVEKFPGIRNIPWRKILEFGRDVFHEDRVPSDLKDKWKMINKMCGKPSLD, encoded by the coding sequence ATGACTGGTGTCGTTAATAAGAATAGAGTTCCAATTTCATCTCCTGGATCCGGTTCGGAAAGTGAAAAGAAGGATAATGCTTGTTACGTGTGCGAAGGAAAAGATGATTGGGTTTTAGTATGTCATGGAGAGCAATGTCTTATATCCATTCATCAAAGCTGTACATGTGATGAGCCCGACTTTGATGAATTCGGTAATTTCTTTTGCCCTTATTGTTGGTACAAGCGTCTTGTTCTCAAGTCCTTGAAGCTAAGAGAGAAGCTTTTAGGGATAGACAAGTCTGGGGTTAGTGAGAATGTAGCTGAGGTAAATGTTTCACAAGGTAGAAGGGAATGTGATGAATCGTATGAGAAATTCATGGCGATGGAGAAGGATCAGAGAATGAAAGAAGTTGCGGCCGAAACTCAGTCTCAGGAGCTGGGAGGAGGATTTAGTGAGAAGAATCACATTGCTGAAGAGGATGAACAAAGAGAGCATCATCCTATCTCTACAGACAATGTTCAAGAGTTAGCTTTGGTCATCCACCAGCCAATCGTAGCACAGCCTTTCCGCTCAGTCCCTCCTCCAAAAATCGGAACTGCGCTTCATGATCCCAAGCAAAGAAAACGTAAAAGAGTATTTTGGACGCAGGCAGAAGAACAAATGCTTAGGGTCGGTGTGGAGAAATTCCCTGGAATCAGGAATATTCCATGGCGCAAGATCTTGGAGTTTGGTCGGGATGTGTTTCACGAAGACCGGGTTCCAAGTGACCTCAAGGACAAGTGGAAAATGATTAACAAAATGTGTGGCAAGCCTTCTCTCGACTGA
- the LOC106390165 gene encoding uncharacterized protein LOC106390165 has translation MPMERSYSNARMANSFMYWNDCVDPDDLEAMWMDPAVRAEWIEVGETKGQKVHLSRDPDGQPYLTQTEMKAVADITVRRHFDSILDPEMICAIAELESDRKPLIMRYNKKTKETGLGILQVFAKTAEWLAGGQGYQEYNVDDNPDLLHKPFINVYFAAAYLKWLTDYQNNQRSEEFVVRAYNGGTKKATHKSTLPYWKRYLAVKEALPSRKHVDAGPSSFHPTNPTSPGSNTNFTYWDSRASPEDMEDMWNHPEVCKEWTKSKEERGKVRFSQDSEKRPYLSRGEMKAVAEIIVSEYFSTKGIKVPLVCAVADTVSMRFVNGTGKKVGILGVDYKTAAWLNTELGYRAYRVDSADDLTKPFVSMYFGVAYLVWLSEYEGRERSNQFIIQAYIKGPEHVDLEASSCPLWLKFEQALSYYEEPKRDTGGCIIL, from the exons ATGCCAATGGAAAGGTCGTACAGCAATGCAAGAATGGCGAATAGTTTCATGTACTGGAATGATTGTGTTGACCCGGATGATttagaggcaatgtggatggatCCTGCGGTGAGAGCTGAATGGATAGAGGTTGGGGAGACTAAAGGGCAGAAGGTTCACCTCTCAAGGGATCCTGATGGACAACCTTATCTCACACAGACTGAGATGAAG GCTGTTGCTGATATTACTGTACGAAGACACTTTGATTCAATACTGGATCCG GAAATGATATGCGCAATTGCGGAGCTTGAAAGTGACCGGAAGCCTCTCATTATGCGGTACAACAAAAAGACCAAGGAAACTGGCTTAGGGATTTTACAAGTTTTTGCAAAGACAGCAGAGTGGTTGGCTGG AGGACAAGGCTATCAGGAATATAATGTGGATGACAATCCTGATCTTCTTCACAAGCcctttataaatgtatattttgcGGCGGCTTACCTGAAATGGTTGACAGACTATCAGAATAA CCAGAGAAGTGAAGAGTTTGTTGTCAGAGCCTATAATGGTGGGACAAAAAAGGCGACTCACAAGTCTACACTACCATATTGGAAACGATACCTTGCAGTGAAAGAGGCTCTCCCTTCAAG AAAACATGTCGATGCTGGTCCTTCGAGCTTTCATCCTACTAATCCCACTTCACCTGGCTCAA ACACCAATTTCACATACTGGGACTCTAGAGCCTCTCCTGAAGATATGGAAGATATGTGGAATCATCCCGAAGTATGTAAAGAGTGGACAAAATccaaagaagaaagaggaaaGGTTCGTTTCTCACAAGATAGTGAAAAGAGGCCTTACCTTTCTCGAGGGGAAATGAAG GCTGTTGCAGAAATAATCGTTTCAGAGTACTTCAGCACAAAAGGAATTAAAGTT CCTCTCGTTTGCGCTGTTGCTGATACTGTGAGCATGAGGTTTGTGAACGGTACTGGGAAGAAGGTGGGGATTCTTGGAGTGGACTACAAAACTGCTGCCTGGTTAAACAC GGAGCTAGGATACCGAGCATACAGAGTCGATTCAGCAGACGATCTAACCAAACCATTTGTTTCTATGTACTTCGGTGTAGCCTATTTGGTTTGGTTATCCGAGTATGAAGGAAG GGAGAGAAGCAATCAGTTCATTATCCAAGCTTATATCAAAGGTCCTGAGCATGTCGATCTTGAGGCATCATCATGTCCACTCTGGCTCAAGTTCGAGCAAGCTCTGAGTTACTATGAAGAGCCCAAGAG GGATACGGGAGGCTGCATTATCCTATAA
- the LOC106390166 gene encoding glyceraldehyde-3-phosphate dehydrogenase GAPCP2, chloroplastic translates to MRIFVYSLHSTKTTQRKRFGVLAARSLRSLVALAMAFSSLLRSCATSAAAPRVELHTSPSYGHSQVTSSLGFSRNLTSSRFSGAAVSTKSSSSLQICNARSVQPIKATATEAPPAVYRSRSSGKTKVGINGFGRIGRLVLRIATFRDDIEVVAVNDPFIDAKYMAYMFKYDSTHGNYKGTINVIDDSTLEINGKEVKVVSKRDPAEIPWADLGADYVVESSGVFTTLAKASSHLKGGAKKVIISAPSADAPMFVVGVNERTYRPNMDIVSNASCTTNCLAPLAKVVHEEFGILEGLMTTVHATTATQKTVDGPSMKDWRGGRGASQNIIPSSTGAAKAVGKVLPELNGKLTGMAFRVPTPNVSVVDLTCRLEKDASYEDVKAAIKFASEGPLRGIMGYTEEDVVSSDFVGDSRSSIFDANAGIGLSKSFMKLVSWYDNEWGYSNRVLDLIEHMALVSAIR, encoded by the exons ATGAGAATATTCGTCTACAGTTTACACTCAACAAAAACCACACAGCGGAAGCGTTTTGGGGTTTTAGCGGCGAGATCACTTCGTTCTCTTGTAGCTTTAGCAATGGCCTTCTCTTCCCTTCTCAGATCTTGCGCCACTTCCGCCGCCGCTCCTCGTGTCGAGCTTCACACATCTCCGTCGTACGGCCATTCTCAG GTCACGTCAAGTCTTGGATTCAGTCGCAACCTGACCTCGTCCAGATTCTCGGGTGCTGCGGTTTCAACTAAGTCATCTTCATCTTTACA AATATGCAATGCGAGAAGTGTTCAGCCTATCAAGGCGACAGCTACAGAAGCACCTCCTGCTGTCTAca GGTCAAGGAGCAGTGGAAAGACTAAGGTCGGGATCAATG GTTTTGGTCGGATTGGACGGTTGGTCCTTCGCATCGCAACTTTCAGAGATGATATTGAGGTTGTAGCAGTCAACGACCCATTCATAGACGCCAAGTACATG GCTTACATGTTCAAGTATGATTCTACTCATGGAAATTACAAAGGAACCATCAATGTAATTGACGATTCTACTTTGGAGATCAATGGAAAAGAGGTCAAAGTTGTCAGCAAGAG AGACCCAGCTGAGATCCCCTGGGCTGATCTTGGAGCTGATTATGTTGTTGAATCTTCCGGAGTATTCACCACCCTTGCAAAAGCTTCGTCACATTTGAAG GGTGGCGCCAAGAAGGTCATCATCTCTGCCCCTTCAGCGGACGCACCAATGTTTGTTGTTGGAGTAAATGAGAGGACATACAGACCTAACATGGATATTGTCTCTAATGCAAGCTGTACCACCAATTGTCTTGCACCTCTTGCTAAG GTGGTGCATGAGGAATTTGGAATTCTTGAAGGCTTGATGACAACAGTTCATGCGACCACAG CAACTCAGAAAACTGTGGACGGCCCATCAATGAAGGACTGGAGAGGAGGCCGAGGTGCCAGTCAAAACATCATTCCTAGCTCAACCGGCGCTGCAAAG GCTGTTGGTAAGGTTCTTCCAGAACTCAATGGAAAACTAACGGGAATGGCTTTCCGTGTTCCAACACCAAATGTTTCTGTTGTGGATTTAACTTgtcggcttgagaaggatgcatCGTACGAAGATGTTAAGGCAGCCATCAA GTTTGCTTCAGAAGGACCACTTAGGGGAATTATGGGGTACACAGAAGAAGATGTCGTCTCCAGCGATTTTGTCGGAGATTCAAG GTCAAGTATCTTCGATGCTAATGCTGGGATTGGATTAAGCAAGTCCTTCATGAAACTTGTATCCTGGTATGACAACGAATGGGGTTACAG CAACCGAGTCCTTGACCTGATAGAGCATATGGCGTTAGTTTCAGCCATCCGCTAA